DNA from Synechococcales cyanobacterium T60_A2020_003:
GCAAGCTGGAGGTCGAGGAACCGGTGTGGATGGTGCGGCGCGATATGTTTGATCACTTTTTGGTCAAACAAGCGCAAGGGCAAGGAGCCGAACTGCGCGAGAGTACCGAAGTTAAAGGCATTGAGTTTCAATCGGATCATTGGCAGGTCAACACCGACCAGGGGCCTGTAGAGGGTAAATACGTCATTGCCGCTGATGGTGCGAAAGGATCGATGGCAAAGTGGCTGGGCTTCAAAGACCGGAAGCGTCGCCTTTCTGCTGCTTTGGAAGCGGAAGCAGCGGTGCCTGTGGAAAATCCCAACACGCTTCATTTCGAGTTTGGCATGGTCAAAAATGGTTATATTTGGAACTTTCCTAAAGCCGATGGTTATTCGATTGGCATTGGCACCTTTGTAGGCGGCGAGAAACAGGATTTTAGAAGCATCTTGACGGAGTATGCCCAGAGCTTTGGGGTCGATTTGAGCCACTGCAAACAGTATGGGCATCCCCTATGCATCTGGGATGGAAACCAAACGCTGCATACCCAGAATGCGGTTCTGGTGGGGGAATCGGCCTGTGTGGTTGACCCGTTTACGGCAGAGGGCATTCGGCCATCCATGTTTACAGGGGTAAAAGCGGCGGAGGCGATTGATCGGGCCTTAAGTGGCGATATCAATGCCTTGTCGAATTATAGCGATGTGATTGCGGAGGAGTGGGGATCGGAGATGGTGTGGGCGCAGCGAATTGCAGCCCTGTTCTACCGTGCTCCCGGCATCGGTTATAAGGTTGGGATTAAGCGACCATCGGCTACTAAGCGGATGGGACAGATTTTATCGGGTGAACTGAACTACAGTGACGTTGCCCACCGTGCCATTAAGCGCCTAACGACTGGGCTGGTTCCAGGATTAGGAGGATAGGATTGGGGAATGAAACCGCCCTCAAGCCATCTGGTACGCCTCTCGGCGCGATCGCACGCTGCCCTTGGCCGTATCCGATTTTTGAGCCAATTTCTAGATAATGCGGTGCCCGTTCCAGGAACAACATTTCGAGTCGGGCTTGATCCGTTTTTGGGCTTAATTCCGGGTGCTGGCGACGTTGTGAGCGTTTTGATTTCCGTCTATATCGTGCTGGAATCCCTACGCTTTCGCCTACCCAAGGAAACGCTGATTCGCATGGTGTCCAATTTGCTGACCGATACTGCACTGGGTTCAATTCCAGTTGCAGGCGACGTGTTTGACGTGGTCTGGAAAGCCAATGCCCGTAATCTGCAACTGCTAGAAGCCCATCTCCAGAACCCTGATCCGAGTCGGGCGGCAGATCGGTTCTTTGTGCTGGGTGTGATTCTCGTTTTGGCACTGCTAGTGCTGGTTGTCGTGGTGCTCACCCTAGGCAGCTTGCGTCTCCTCTGGTGGATTTTCACC
Protein-coding regions in this window:
- a CDS encoding geranylgeranyl reductase family protein; translation: MYDCVIVGAGPAGASAAYHLAKRGRSVLLLEKESLPRYKPCGGGVSPLVAQWFDFDFAPAISLKVDTIQYTWKMGDPVDGKLEVEEPVWMVRRDMFDHFLVKQAQGQGAELRESTEVKGIEFQSDHWQVNTDQGPVEGKYVIAADGAKGSMAKWLGFKDRKRRLSAALEAEAAVPVENPNTLHFEFGMVKNGYIWNFPKADGYSIGIGTFVGGEKQDFRSILTEYAQSFGVDLSHCKQYGHPLCIWDGNQTLHTQNAVLVGESACVVDPFTAEGIRPSMFTGVKAAEAIDRALSGDINALSNYSDVIAEEWGSEMVWAQRIAALFYRAPGIGYKVGIKRPSATKRMGQILSGELNYSDVAHRAIKRLTTGLVPGLGG
- a CDS encoding DUF4112 domain-containing protein, coding for MKPPSSHLVRLSARSHAALGRIRFLSQFLDNAVPVPGTTFRVGLDPFLGLIPGAGDVVSVLISVYIVLESLRFRLPKETLIRMVSNLLTDTALGSIPVAGDVFDVVWKANARNLQLLEAHLQNPDPSRAADRFFVLGVILVLALLVLVVVVLTLGSLRLLWWIFTGS